A single region of the Gemmata palustris genome encodes:
- a CDS encoding FHA domain-containing protein has product MPASPWLVLRQAQEAVAAGRPDEAHRFLEPLMAEGHRKAHKLAREVVRAYATRAHKALDQHNPETAWRDLLAAESLNTGEKAVTDLRYALARLSVVQAKAMLEAGRPIDTIDQIAKIRDRGVRHPDLERLETAAQDWVQAAELADRGEFLRAVAELDRIGPKLPCPATGLDRFRGEVENRHARFREAVARLLDAAEAKRWREAVAVAAEVLAVAPDHREAKAVRGKAWVVATPETADFVVSLPPPPAANGTLAAQARSTSAVGGARETRWDSVRPPAPPEHPLVRSSSAASLSSTGGAALPKRFLLWVDGVGGYLVCLSSRVTFGQATADGPVDVPLFADVSRTHAEMTRDPEGYVIESGRGIRVNGTETKRAVLSTNDRVTLGASCQFLFHRPVAVSSSVRLELTSGHRLPVAVDGVLLMGNELILGPEPDAHVPLKVPAPVLIYRSRDGLSVRVPDCRFTIDDRPHTDRAVLPLPCVVSCDAFTFAVEPVSGRL; this is encoded by the coding sequence ATGCCCGCGTCCCCGTGGTTGGTGCTGCGTCAGGCTCAGGAAGCGGTTGCCGCCGGGCGCCCGGACGAGGCGCACCGGTTCCTCGAACCGCTCATGGCCGAAGGGCACCGGAAGGCTCACAAACTGGCCCGCGAGGTCGTGCGGGCCTACGCCACCCGCGCGCACAAAGCCCTCGACCAACACAACCCCGAGACCGCGTGGCGCGACCTGCTCGCGGCCGAATCGCTCAACACCGGTGAGAAGGCCGTCACGGACCTGCGGTACGCGCTCGCGCGCCTGTCGGTTGTGCAGGCGAAGGCGATGCTCGAAGCCGGGCGCCCCATCGACACCATCGATCAAATCGCCAAGATCCGCGACCGCGGCGTGCGTCACCCGGACCTCGAGCGCCTCGAAACGGCCGCGCAGGACTGGGTACAGGCCGCCGAACTCGCCGACCGCGGGGAGTTCCTGCGGGCCGTCGCCGAACTCGACCGCATCGGCCCCAAGCTCCCCTGCCCCGCGACCGGTTTGGACCGGTTCCGCGGCGAAGTGGAGAACCGGCACGCCCGGTTCCGCGAAGCGGTCGCGCGCCTGCTGGACGCGGCCGAAGCGAAGCGCTGGCGCGAGGCGGTCGCGGTGGCAGCAGAGGTGCTCGCGGTCGCGCCGGACCACCGCGAAGCGAAGGCCGTTCGCGGAAAAGCGTGGGTGGTCGCGACGCCGGAGACGGCCGATTTCGTCGTCTCCCTCCCGCCCCCACCCGCGGCGAACGGCACACTGGCGGCTCAAGCGCGAAGCACGTCGGCCGTGGGAGGCGCGCGCGAAACGCGGTGGGACTCCGTCCGCCCACCAGCGCCCCCCGAGCACCCCCTCGTCCGTTCGTCGAGCGCAGCGTCGCTCTCGTCCACCGGTGGGGCCGCGCTCCCGAAGCGCTTCCTGTTGTGGGTCGATGGTGTGGGCGGGTACTTGGTGTGCCTGTCGAGCCGCGTCACGTTCGGGCAGGCGACCGCCGACGGCCCGGTGGACGTGCCGCTGTTCGCGGACGTGTCGCGCACGCACGCGGAGATGACGCGCGACCCGGAAGGGTACGTCATCGAGTCCGGGCGCGGCATCCGCGTGAACGGGACCGAGACGAAGCGCGCGGTGCTGTCCACGAACGACCGCGTCACGCTCGGCGCGAGCTGCCAGTTCCTGTTCCACCGGCCCGTCGCGGTCAGTTCGTCAGTACGCCTGGAGTTGACGAGTGGTCACCGCTTGCCGGTCGCGGTGGACGGCGTGCTTTTGATGGGCAATGAACTGATTCTGGGGCCGGAACCGGACGCGCACGTCCCACTCAAAGTGCCCGCCCCGGTGCTGATCTACCGCTCGCGCGACGGGCTGAGCGTGCGCGTTCCCGATTGCCGCTTCACCATTGACGACCGCCCACACACCGACCGCGCGGTCCTGCCGCTCCCCTGCGTCGTGTCGTGCGACGCCTTCACGTTCGCGGTCGAACCCGTCAGCGGGCGGTTGTAG
- a CDS encoding serine/threonine-protein kinase, with the protein MTDPQPTGDWSAPTRAEPERPVVPGYEITGELGRGGMGVVYKARHEKHDRFVALKLLRDGALAGSKDRARFRTEAEAAARLRHPNVVAVHEVGTYSGLPYFAMELVDGGNLDQYLRGQPQAAPQAAELIHTLAAAIQHAHDFQVVHRDLKPGNILLSVERPAVEEPGSGIRDISTFRLSDLQPKVSDFGLAKRLDSDSTVLTQDGAVLGTASYMAPEQAAGRVREIGPAVDIYALGAVLYELLTGQPPFRGLTWNETVDQVLHDEPVAPSRLRADVPRELETICLKCLEKDPARRYATAEALADDLGRFLQGAPVVAVPVNEGERLARFAARDGFQIVGEIGRGPRSVVYRALFGPNKQPVALKVFAPGVCSREEWDARTARGGQQAAALSHPQVVLVHRTGWWDGAPFAVMDHVPHGNLGTVRGEKRYPLRDALHLVAQLTEIICYLHRQGVVHGNLKPTNVLLAADGIPRVADFQPTSGLNSALSFVDDQDGPGVAYLAPELLEPNAEARLHTDVYGLGAILYELLTNRPVASGSTAIETRDTIRAQEPAPPSNFNPEVTPGVEQVCMRCLRKDPWRRYPRAYDLLLRLRQLHDDPNTPIESLAIRRRQGRNDS; encoded by the coding sequence ATGACCGACCCTCAGCCCACCGGCGACTGGTCGGCGCCCACCAGAGCGGAACCGGAGCGCCCCGTCGTTCCCGGCTACGAGATCACCGGCGAACTCGGGCGCGGCGGAATGGGAGTCGTTTACAAGGCTAGGCACGAAAAACACGACCGATTCGTTGCGCTCAAACTCCTGCGCGACGGCGCGCTCGCAGGGTCGAAGGACCGCGCCCGCTTCCGGACCGAAGCCGAGGCCGCAGCGCGCCTCCGACACCCGAACGTCGTCGCGGTCCACGAGGTCGGCACGTACAGCGGGCTGCCGTACTTCGCGATGGAACTCGTCGATGGGGGCAACCTCGACCAGTACCTGCGCGGGCAACCGCAAGCCGCGCCCCAAGCCGCCGAGTTGATCCACACGCTCGCGGCGGCCATCCAGCACGCACACGATTTCCAGGTCGTCCACCGTGATCTGAAGCCCGGTAACATTCTGCTGAGTGTCGAACGACCCGCGGTTGAGGAGCCCGGTTCCGGGATTCGCGACATCTCGACATTTCGGCTCAGCGACTTGCAGCCGAAAGTGTCCGACTTCGGCCTCGCGAAGCGGCTCGATAGCGACAGCACTGTGCTGACGCAGGACGGGGCCGTCCTGGGCACCGCGAGCTACATGGCGCCCGAACAGGCGGCCGGGCGCGTGCGCGAAATCGGCCCCGCGGTCGATATTTATGCCCTCGGTGCGGTGCTCTATGAACTACTCACGGGCCAACCGCCGTTCCGCGGTCTGACGTGGAACGAAACGGTCGATCAGGTGCTCCACGACGAACCGGTCGCGCCCTCGCGCCTGCGCGCGGACGTGCCGCGCGAACTGGAAACGATCTGCCTCAAGTGCCTCGAAAAAGACCCGGCCCGGCGCTACGCCACCGCGGAAGCCCTGGCCGACGACCTGGGCCGGTTCCTTCAGGGGGCACCGGTGGTCGCGGTTCCCGTGAACGAAGGGGAGCGACTCGCGCGCTTCGCCGCCCGGGACGGGTTCCAGATCGTCGGCGAGATCGGCCGCGGACCGCGGAGCGTCGTTTACCGCGCGCTGTTCGGCCCCAACAAGCAACCCGTCGCACTGAAGGTCTTCGCGCCCGGCGTGTGCTCGCGCGAGGAATGGGACGCGCGCACCGCACGCGGGGGGCAACAAGCCGCGGCCCTGTCGCACCCGCAGGTCGTACTCGTTCACCGCACCGGGTGGTGGGACGGTGCCCCGTTCGCGGTGATGGACCACGTCCCGCACGGGAACCTGGGCACGGTGCGCGGCGAAAAGCGGTACCCGCTGCGCGACGCCCTGCACCTCGTCGCACAGCTAACGGAAATCATCTGTTACCTGCACCGCCAGGGCGTGGTTCACGGGAACCTGAAGCCCACGAACGTGCTGCTCGCGGCCGACGGCATCCCCCGCGTCGCGGACTTCCAACCGACGTCCGGTCTCAACTCCGCGCTCTCGTTCGTGGACGACCAGGACGGTCCCGGCGTCGCCTATCTCGCGCCGGAATTGCTCGAACCGAACGCCGAAGCGCGTCTCCACACCGACGTTTACGGCCTGGGCGCCATCTTGTACGAACTGCTGACGAACCGCCCCGTGGCGAGCGGTTCCACGGCCATCGAAACGCGCGACACGATTCGCGCGCAGGAACCCGCACCCCCATCGAACTTCAACCCCGAAGTGACGCCGGGCGTTGAACAGGTCTGCATGCGGTGCTTGCGGAAAGACCCGTGGCGCCGGTACCCGCGGGCTTACGATTTGCTCCTGCGACTGCGTCAGTTGCACGACGATCCAAACACCCCGATCGAGTCGTTGGCGATACGCCGTAGACAAGGGCGAAACGATAGTTAA